One stretch of Streptomyces sp. NBC_00443 DNA includes these proteins:
- a CDS encoding SRPBCC family protein — protein MEWTGARYADTPTVEVRTWVDALPDRVWEIVSDVTLMPDMSDELHSVQWLDGADRAAVGARFVGRSRHDSLGEWETTSHVVECAPPHLLTWAVSDPASPSAVWRFRLEPKDGGTELAEWMQMGPGRSGLSFAIDAMPDKEQKIVFVRLREFERNMTVTLGQIKKLAEA, from the coding sequence GTGGAGTGGACGGGCGCACGCTATGCGGACACGCCCACGGTCGAAGTGCGGACGTGGGTGGACGCGCTGCCGGACCGGGTGTGGGAGATCGTCTCCGATGTGACGCTGATGCCGGACATGAGCGACGAGCTTCATTCGGTGCAGTGGCTCGACGGCGCGGATCGGGCCGCCGTGGGTGCTCGGTTCGTCGGCAGGAGCAGGCACGACTCCCTGGGCGAGTGGGAGACCACCTCGCATGTCGTCGAGTGCGCGCCCCCGCACCTCCTCACCTGGGCCGTGTCGGACCCCGCCAGCCCCTCCGCCGTCTGGCGCTTCCGCCTGGAGCCCAAGGACGGCGGAACCGAACTGGCCGAGTGGATGCAGATGGGCCCCGGGCGCTCCGGCCTGTCCTTCGCCATCGACGCGATGCCGGACAAGGAACAGAAGATCGTGTTCGTACGCCTGCGTGAGTTCGAGCGC